A genomic stretch from Arachis stenosperma cultivar V10309 chromosome 3, arast.V10309.gnm1.PFL2, whole genome shotgun sequence includes:
- the LOC130967402 gene encoding protein LPA2 encodes MALQSQFLCSFFSGKVGDAHSVPLFPSPSQYTFRIRSQKASDSEDPAPSSKKGFGSSNSNESAAAVSTSSSKKKQKKGKRERASIIRRTPVEKPAFVSQEDKAEAKEQSKNESAFILAWLGFGLVILVEGISLAASGFLPEEWDKLFVKYLYPSFTPTVFLFVAGAVAYGVFKYLQNENITRQK; translated from the exons ATGGCGCTACAATCCCAGTTTTTATGTTCCTTTTTCAGCGGCAAAGTTGGAGATGCACACAGTGTTCCATTGTTTCCCAGTCCCAGCCAGTACACCTTCAGAATCAGATcgcagaaagcttctgattctGAGGATCCGGCTCCGTCCAGCAAGAAAGGATTCGGGTCATCGAATTCCAATGAGAGTGCTGCAGCAGTATCAACAAGCAGCAGtaagaagaagcagaagaaggGTAAAAGAGAAAGAGCCTCCATAATTCGAAGGACTCCAGTGGAAAAGCCCGCGTTTGTGTCACAAGAGGATAAAGCTGAGGCGAAGGAGCAGAGCAAGAACGAAAGCGCTTTCATTCTAGCCTGGCTTGGTTTTGGTCTTGTCATTCTTGTTGAGGGCATCTCTCTTGCTGCTTCCG GGTTCCTGCCAGAAGAGTGGGACAAGTTGTTTGTGAAGTATCTTTATCCGTCCTTCACGCCTACGGTTTTCTTGTTTGTTGCGGGAGCAGTTGCATATGGAGTGTTCAAATATCTGCAGAATGAGAATATCACACGACAGAAATAA
- the LOC130965559 gene encoding uncharacterized protein LOC130965559 translates to MFLCRRQFPEVRTPELLARLVDVVSSSGGSNRNTNTIANAAGSSSRPAVASSSVPVYEPVVQHVASPSFAVDLNATEGDEVVERENLPNALVGVAPVGVGDGFLDDEDEDDVEPDMIDDDSADDIGATGPAFEVGGSSSGTQQYPPHFSSLDLDAMRHEGVLGHAVGFGARDAEGTTGLTEFQVGQQFQDKDEALLSVKTYNIRRGVQYKVVESDHRRYVGKCSEFGNGCTWLIRLSLRKRKGIWEVKRYNGPHTCLATSISSDHRSLDYHVISAFIMPMVRADASVSIKVLLNATAAHFGFRPTYRRVWMAKQKSIALIYGDWDESYNDLPRWVLGVQLTMPGSVAVLKTSPVRVGGQVDESQAYFHRLLWTFPPCIEAFRHCKPLISIDGTHLYGKYGGTLLIAIAQDGNSNILPVAFALVEGENAESWTFFLSHLRQHVTPQPGLLVISDRHNGIKAALEAPDGGWQPPSAYRAFCIRHVAANFALTFKGKDARRLLVNAAYAKTEVEFDYWFDILRSEDPAMCEWANRIDYSLWTQHRDEGRRFGHMTTNISECVNSILKGVRNLPIASLVKATYCRLAELFVRKGREAEAQMGTGQQFSQHLVKCIEANMKTARCFTVTLYDRDNSEFTVAETTPTGSFSLGTYRVSLASRTCDCGYFQALHFPCQHALACCAYSRVTWTSYVHSVYQISSVFNVYRMGFTPPIPEGFWPPYDGPTVIPDPAMRRAREGRPRSTRIRTNMDAADPNRPKRCGLCRQPGHTRRSCPQVGGSSQTGHH, encoded by the coding sequence ATGTTTCTCTGTCGGCGGCAGTTTCCGGAGGTGAGGACACCGGAGTTGTTGGCCCGGCTGGTTGATGTTGTATCCAGCTCCGGCGGTTCGAACAGGAATACGAACACTATAGCGAATGCAGCAGGTTCTAGTTCCCGGCCTGCCGTTGCTTCCTCGTCCGTCCCTGTGTACGAACCAGTGGTCCAACATGTCGCCTCCCCATCTTTCGCTGTTGACCTCAATGCCACCGAAGGCGACGAGGTAGTGGAAAGGGAAAATTTGCCGAACGCTTTAGTGGGAGTTGCACCTGTTGGCGTAGGAGACGGTTTTTTGGACGATGAAGACGAGGATGACGTCGAGCCGGATATGATTGACGATGATAGCGCTGATGATATTGGAGCGACTGGGCCTGCATTCGAGGTAGGTGGTTCTAGCTCTGGCACACAGCAGTATCCACCACATTTTTCCTCGTTGGACTTGGACGCCATGAGACATGAGGGGGTTTTAGGGCACGCTGTTGGATTCGGAGCTAGAGATGCGGAAGGGACTACTGGTCTGACAGAGTTCCAGGTTGGTCAGCAATTCCAGGATAAAGATGAGGCCCTTTTAAGTGTGAAGACTTACAACATCCGGCGAGGGGTACAGTACAAGGTGGTGGAGTCCGATCACCGCCGGTATGTGGGCAAGTGTTCGGAGTTTGGGAATGGGTGCACATGGTTGATTCGACTGAGTCTCCGGAAGCGCAAGGGCATTTGGGAGGTCAAACGGTACAATGGACCTCACACTTGCCTGGCCACATCCATCTCGAGTGACCACAGGAGTTTGGATTATCATGTGATTTCCGCGTTCATTATGCCAATGGTTAGGGCCGATGCATCCGTGAGCATCAAGGTGCTCCTGAACGCCACGGCAGCGCACTTTGGTTTTAGGCCGACTTACCGGAGGGTTTGGATGGCGAAGCAGAAATCTATTGCCCTCATATACGGTGACTGGGATGAGTCCTACAACGACCTGCCTAGGTGGGTCTTGGGTGTCCAGCTGACGATGCCTGGGAGTGTTGCGGTCCTAAAGACGAGCCCGGTTCGAGTTGGAGGACAGGTGGACGAATCTCAAGCGTACTTCCACAGACTTCTCTGGACTTTCCCGCCCTGCATCGAGGCATTCCGTCATTGCAAGCCGCTAATCAGCATTGACGGCACACATTTGTATGGGAAGTATGGGGGAACGTTGCTCATCGCGATTGCACAGGATGGGAACTCCAACATTCTACCTGTGGCATTCGCACTAGTAGAGGGTGAGAATGCGGAATCCTGGACATTCTTTCTCTCGCACCTTCGACAGCACGTGACCCCGCAGCCCGGTCTGCTGGTTATATCGGACAGGCACAACGGCATCAAGGCTGCGCTTGAGGCTCCTGACGGCGGTTGGCAACCGCCATCTGCGTACCGTGCATTCTGCATACGACACGTAGCGGCTAATTTTGCCCTAACCTTCAAGGGCAAAGACGCTAGGAGGCTACTAGTGAACGCGGCGTATGCGAAGACCGAGGTTGAATTTGATTACTGGTTTGATATCCTGCGATCTGAAGATCCGGCGATGTGTGAGTGGGCGAACCGGATTGATTACTCGTTGTGGACTCAGCATCGTGATGAGGGGCGGAGATTCGGTCACATGACGACGAACATCTCCGAGTGTGTGAACTCTATCCTGAAGGGGGTCAGAAATCTCCCTATAGCATCCCTGGTGAAGGCAACATATTGTAGGCTTGCGGAACTGTTTGTTCGCAAGGGGAGAGAGGCTGAGGCCCAGATGGGAACAGGACAACAATTCAGTCAGCATTTGGTGAAGTGTATTGAGGCCAACATGAAGACGGCCAGGTGCTTCACGGTGACGCTGTATGACCGGGATAACTCCGAGTTCACTGTAGCAGAGACAACTCCGACTGGTTCTTTCTCCTTGGGTACTTACAGAGTATCACTTGCCTCTCGAACATGTGACTGCGGGTACTTCCAGGCTCTTCATTTCCCGTGTCAGCACGCACTTGCGTGCTGTGCATACTCACGGGTCACCTGGACCTCTTACGTTCACAGCGTCTATCAGATTAGCTCGGTCTTCAATGTGTATCGGATGGGATTCACACCTCCCATCCCGGAGGGCTTCTGGCCACCTTACGACGGGCCCACGGTGATTCCAGACCCTGCCATGAGGCGTGCCAGAGAGGGTCGTCCTAGATCCACTAGGATACGGACGAATATGGACGCGGCGGATCCGAATCGGCCAAAGAGGTGCGGCCTATGTCGCCAACCCGGACACACGCGACGTAGTTGCCCACAGGTTGGAGGCTCGTCTCAGACAGGACACCATTAG
- the LOC130965784 gene encoding protein EXORDIUM-like 3 encodes MNTAVHSNVAILVLVVLFAADPAAAWRPWPQNANRMNVSDYAFGDSKKYEGSSEFVKLRYHMGPVLTTNITVHTIWYGRWERNQKKIIREFINSISAVNSPRPSVAAWWRTVQLYTDQTGANISKTVRLGQEKNDRFYSHGKSLTRLSIQSVIKSAITARTKPLPINPRSGLYLLLTADDVYVQDFCTSVCGFHYFTFPSLVGYTLPYAWVGNSEKLCPGQCAYPFAVPAYIPNMKPFKSPNGDVGVDGMISVIGHEMAELATNPLANAWYAGQDPTFPVEIADLCEGIYGTGGGGSYTGQVLDAHDGATYNMNGIRRKYLVQWVWSHVLNYCTGPNALDH; translated from the coding sequence atgaacACGGCGGTTCACTCCAATGTCGCCATCTTGGTGTTGGTGGTTCTGTTCGCGGCGGATCCGGCAGCGGCGTGGAGGCCGTGGCCGCAGAACGCGAACAGAATGAACGTCTCCGATTACGCATTCGGCGACTCAAAGAAGTACGAAGGTTCATCGGAGTTCGTGAAGCTCCGGTACCACATGGGCCCCGTCCTCACCACCAACATCACGGTGCACACAATCTGGTACGGCCGCTGGGAGCGCAACCAGAAGAAGATCATCCGCGAGTTCATCAACTCGATCTCCGCCGTGAACTCCCCTCGCCCCTCCGTGGCGGCGTGGTGGCGCACCGTCCAGCTCTACACGGACCAAACCGGCGCCAACATCTCAAAAACCGTCCGGCTCGGCCAGGAGAAGAACGATCGGTTCTACTCCCATGGCAAGTCCCTGACGCGGCTGTCGATCCAGTCCGTCATCAAGAGCGCCATAACCGCCAGAACTAAACCGTTACCGATCAATCCTCGCAGCGGACTGTACCTCCTCCTAACCGCGGATGACGTTTACGTTCAAGATTTCTGCACGTCAGTGTGCGGTTTCCACTACTTCACTTTCCCCTCTTTGGTTGGTTACACGCTTCCATATGCTTGGGTTGGAAACTCCGAGAAGCTCTGCCCCGGGCAGTGTGCCTACCCGTTCGCCGTGCCCGCCTACATTCCCAACATGAAACCGTTTAAGTCCCCGAATGGCGACGTTGGAGTTGACGGAATGATCAGCGTGATCGGACATGAGATGGCGGAGCTTGCAACGAACCCGTTAGCTAATGCTTGGTACGCGGGTCAGGACCCGACGTTCCCCGTTGAGATTGCGGATCTCTGCGAGGGGATCTACGGTACTGGAGGGGGAGGATCTTACACGGGTCAGGTATTGGACGCTCACGATGGTGCCACGTATAACATGAATGGCATCAGGCGTAAGTATCTGGTTCAGTGGGTGTGGAGCCACGTTCTGAATTACTGTACTGGCCCTAATGCTCTTGATCACTGA